In Theobroma cacao cultivar B97-61/B2 unplaced genomic scaffold, Criollo_cocoa_genome_V2, whole genome shotgun sequence, the genomic window TAGGGGTGCATGTGATCcattatttaaacatttttaaattgatatttttaagatGGGTtgtcatctttctttttttggagGCCTTGCTGCTAAAGTCTTAGGAGAGTCACGGTGCCGAAGTATTTGTGGATACACTAAAACAACTTTCCCTCAATTTCTGaccacatttttttttaaaaaaaaggaaaattaatatttcttATATCGATTTATAACTCGTGACTTCTCTAGTATATGGACTAACCAAATGTCCAAGCTTTTCAGGAACAAAGAAGCCATGAATGGTGAGGTTCGGATACCCGTATGGCTTCCATTTCTACTACTTTTCTCCTCACTattttttctaatgaaaaaGATAGTAGCAAAGAGGCGTAGGCGTAGCAACCAACTCCCTCCAGGGCCTCCTAAGCTTCCAATCATAGGCAACTTACACCAACTTGGTTCATTGCCTCACCGCTCTTTGCAGCAACTATCCAAGAAATATGGCCCTGTCATGCTGCTTCAGCTTGGCAGTGTTCCTACTCTGGTTGTCTCCTCAGCTAAAACAGCCCAGCAAGTCTTGAAAACCTACGATCTTGAATGTTGCAGTAGGCCTCTTTTAGCTGCCACTGGGAGACTGTCCTACAGTTATCTTGATGTAGCTTTCACTCCATATGGAAATTACTGGAAGGAGATGAGAAAAATATGTCTTCTCGAGCTGCTTAGTGTTAAAAGGGTTCAATCCTTTCGGTTCataagagaagaagaagttgctttGATGATAGACTCAATCTCTCAATCATCCTCTTCTGGAAATCCTGTTAATCTTTCTCATAAATCCATGTCTCTTAATATGGAAGTAATTTGCAGGGTTGCTTTTGGCAATAGTTTTCGAGACGGGGGACTCGATGTTTACAAATTTGAAGGACTGGTTCAAGAAGCTTTTAGCATTATGGGGAGTTTCTCTGCATCTGACTTCTTTCCTCGTGTTGGTTGGATCATAGATAGGATTACAGGAATGCATGGAAGGCTTGAAAGGATTTTCCATGATCTGGATCTTTTCTACCAAGAGGTTATAGATGACCACCTGAGTTCAGAGAGgcacaagcaagaaaaagatgaGGATATAATTGATGTTTTgctgaaaataaagaaaaatcaagcCGACTCTTCTGCTTTCCAAATCACCCATGATCATATTAAGGCAATCCTTATGGTAAGGCATTAATCTGTtctttatatttgatgcattCTAATTAAAATTCCATCAACATATTATATAAGGagaattataatatataatttggtAAAAACAAATACCCATAGATTTCATAATCACAATGATTAAGTGTGTggatatttgtttttgaatatttttcaCTTGGGAATTATATTGGATACATATTGATGGGTAGATTTTACATAGGACCAGCAAACCAGAGATTTTCAACTTATAGATGAGTGTACTTCTTACTtagttttaaggaaaaaatcAAGTTTGTTACCTCGgtgtaaaaattattaagatatttacaCTATTGCATATCTTTTCAcataattttatcaatttcaaTACATTAGCCAGATTTCATACTCGATTTTTAACAGAAGTAGGAATTTTATATGGCTTCATTAATCATACCTGCTCCCAGAATATATTTTTCGCTGGAGTTGAGACTGGTGCAGCTGTAGTTGGGTGGGCAATGGTCGAGCTTGCTAGGAACCCAAGAGTGATGAAGAAAGCGCAAGAAGAAATCAGAAACTACGTcggagagaaaggaaagatcTCTGAAAGTGACATTGATCAGCTTCAATACCTCAAGTTGGTTGTCAAGGAAGCTTTGAGATTTCATCCTCCAGGAGCATTCCTAATTCCCAGAGAATCCAGGTCCCAATTCACCATCAATGGTTACAATGTTTACCCCAAAACCCGCATCTATGTGAACATTTGGGCAATAGGAAGAGATCCTGAGAGCTGGGAAAACCCCGGCCAATTCTACCCGGAAAGGTTCATTGATAGCCCCCTTGATTACAAAGGGCATCATTTCGAGTTTCTGCCATTTGGTGCAGGTCGAAGAGGCTGCCCTGGAATGAATATGGGAATGTTCATGGTGGAACTTGCACTCGCAAATCTCTTATATCATTTCGATTGGAAATTGCCGAATGGCCTGAAAGAGGAAGATCTCAACATGGAAGAGGCAGCTGGTCTATCAAATCATGTGAAACAAGCTTTAGTACTCGTGCCTACTAAATATCAGTAGGCCTTACAACTAAAATGCAataaatcatccattttatGCATACTCCAATCCATGATTATATGATTATGTATTAGTGTCATTGGTGTTGCTGATATATGTTTCAAGTGATGACAGAGCTATAGACAATAAAGGGAGGATGTTATCAGCAATAATTGCTTGAGATTCCCCAGTGGGATTTAAGAGGCTGATCATTTGCACTCAGTTCTTCAAATCATTTCATGCACTgtaaattcatattttgataTGAGAATTTAATCAAGATTATTATCATTCATCAGAGAAATTACCAATTCAAACTGATCATACTACATCATgccttaaaaaaatttttaatcgtAACATAATTTGTGTGTTAATCGAGCTACAACATTGATTActtcattttaaagaaaatagtaGGGATGACAAAATGGATTCAAATCTTGATTATATGAGTAAGTGCATGTTTGACTTAgctttttttcaacttatctatctcttaaaagcaaaaatcaagtcaaacataattttttgaaactcttaaaaaaaaggtttttttttttaagaaaaaaattttaaaaaaagagcttaaaaaaaaaactccaaaaaagagctttttcttctctttttttttttatttataaNTTTTTTCAACTTATCTATCtcttaaaaagataaaaatcaagtcaaacataattttttgaaactcttaaaaaaaagttttctttttttaagaaaaaaatttaaaaaaagagctttaaaaaaaaactccaaaaaagagctttttcttctctttttttttttaaatataagagaatttttatttttgtttcaaaaatatcctcatttattaaaaataattacaatattaccccttcaaaaaaaaaatacattttatgataattttaacaaaaattataacttataaaaaaaaatttaccaaacaactttagcttaattttaaaagttattatttttcataaaagtttcataatagtttttaggttaaaaaaaaacaaaccaaaCAGACTCTAAGTAACCCCATAAGTTATGAATCTTATTAAATGCAAATGATGCTATATAACTCTGCTTTTCAAAAGTCAAGTTGTTTGTGTGTTCAACTTGCTTACATTCATACAAAGTCACTACAAAATCACCATTTTTAGTGTGAAATAGAGATATCACTCCTTCAGCCTTCTAAATGCAGGCAAATCGTAAAAtatcaaaggaaaaaaaaacatatataaatcaaataaatgaataatcaaTTTGTCCAACAAATAACAAGGAAAAGCACCACAAGTAACAG contains:
- the LOC18594612 gene encoding cytochrome P450 71B36; protein product: MSKLFRNKEAMNGEVRIPVWLPFLLLFSSLFFLMKKIVAKRRRRSNQLPPGPPKLPIIGNLHQLGSLPHRSLQQLSKKYGPVMLLQLGSVPTLVVSSAKTAQQVLKTYDLECCSRPLLAATGRLSYSYLDVAFTPYGNYWKEMRKICLLELLSVKRVQSFRFIREEEVALMIDSISQSSSSGNPVNLSHKSMSLNMEVICRVAFGNSFRDGGLDVYKFEGLVQEAFSIMGSFSASDFFPRVGWIIDRITGMHGRLERIFHDLDLFYQEVIDDHLSSERHKQEKDEDIIDVLLKIKKNQADSSAFQITHDHIKAILMNIFFAGVETGAAVVGWAMVELARNPRVMKKAQEEIRNYVGEKGKISESDIDQLQYLKLVVKEALRFHPPGAFLIPRESRSQFTINGYNVYPKTRIYVNIWAIGRDPESWENPGQFYPERFIDSPLDYKGHHFEFLPFGAGRRGCPGMNMGMFMVELALANLLYHFDWKLPNGLKEEDLNMEEAAGLSNHVKQALVLVPTKYQ